In Vibrio diazotrophicus, the following proteins share a genomic window:
- a CDS encoding DUF294 nucleotidyltransferase-like domain-containing protein has protein sequence MEAELSEIKNFLSQHLPFSELPEETLEHIAHHIEIAYYRQDTPIIHLGDHIQDLYMIRSGTVEVYRRKGELYNRLTEGGLFGQMGLLTNNKVRFPVTAIEDTLVYCIPESVFQSLYEDHDSFADYVEVEDNARLRQAVSNSSEQNDLTTSKVKRILTGEAPYVFKDATIQQAAIKMAEENDSSLLVIDPEILEDNEDDQSPVIGIVTEKDLCHRVLATGIDHQAPITDVMTSEVMFLDHNAYVYEAMLMMLRYNVHHLPVVKDKKPIGILNITDIIRYESQNSLLLVSSIFQQNSVEDLATLSKQVKDAFVRLVNEDANSHMVGTAMSTIGRSFKQRILELAEETFGPPPIPYCFLALGSMGRDEQLVVTDQDNAIILDDSYNEEAHGEYFANLAKFVCDALDQCGYSYCTGDIMATNPMWRMTRQEWEACFADWIDNPNPKALLNASIFFDLDGVYGRLKWAEMLNGFIVRRARRNNRFLACLARNALNRTPPLGFFKSFVMEKDGRHNNSINLKRRGTAPLADLIRVHALAVGSRAKNSFERLDNVIDAGILPKGRGEDLRDALEFISMVRIRHQAFDVENDIEADNNIEPENLSEFERRNLKDAFQILSNAQNFLKYRYQASNNFK, from the coding sequence ATGGAAGCCGAGCTATCAGAAATTAAAAATTTCCTTAGCCAACACCTCCCTTTCTCTGAGTTACCAGAAGAAACTCTAGAACACATCGCTCACCATATAGAAATTGCTTACTACAGACAGGACACACCGATCATCCATCTTGGCGATCATATCCAAGACCTCTATATGATTCGCAGTGGCACGGTTGAAGTCTATCGACGTAAAGGTGAACTCTATAACCGTTTAACCGAAGGCGGACTGTTCGGCCAGATGGGGTTACTCACCAACAATAAAGTTCGTTTTCCTGTCACCGCAATTGAAGACACGCTCGTTTACTGCATACCAGAATCTGTTTTCCAGTCACTCTATGAAGACCACGATTCTTTTGCAGATTATGTAGAAGTAGAAGATAACGCTCGCCTTCGCCAAGCTGTGTCGAACAGTTCAGAACAAAATGACTTAACCACGTCAAAAGTAAAACGTATTTTGACTGGTGAAGCGCCTTACGTATTTAAAGATGCCACCATACAACAAGCAGCAATCAAAATGGCAGAGGAAAATGACTCTTCGCTGTTGGTGATCGACCCTGAAATCCTCGAAGATAACGAAGACGACCAAAGCCCGGTCATCGGCATCGTCACAGAAAAGGATTTGTGCCATCGAGTGTTGGCAACGGGTATTGATCATCAAGCACCTATTACTGATGTTATGACGTCAGAAGTCATGTTCTTAGATCACAACGCTTATGTTTATGAAGCGATGTTAATGATGCTTCGTTACAACGTGCATCACCTACCCGTGGTAAAAGACAAAAAGCCGATTGGCATTCTCAACATCACTGACATCATTCGTTACGAGTCCCAAAACTCGCTGTTACTTGTCAGTAGTATATTCCAACAGAACAGCGTCGAAGACTTAGCGACACTATCTAAACAGGTTAAAGATGCTTTTGTCCGGCTTGTAAATGAGGACGCCAACTCCCATATGGTCGGTACGGCAATGTCGACTATTGGTCGCAGTTTTAAACAACGTATTTTGGAGCTGGCGGAAGAGACTTTTGGCCCTCCCCCTATTCCTTATTGCTTCTTGGCACTTGGCTCGATGGGAAGGGATGAACAACTCGTCGTGACCGATCAGGATAACGCCATCATTCTAGACGATAGCTACAACGAAGAAGCCCACGGCGAGTATTTTGCCAATCTAGCCAAGTTTGTGTGTGATGCTTTGGACCAGTGCGGTTACAGCTATTGCACTGGAGATATCATGGCGACCAATCCAATGTGGAGAATGACTCGTCAAGAATGGGAAGCGTGCTTTGCAGATTGGATTGATAACCCGAATCCGAAAGCATTACTGAATGCATCCATATTCTTCGATTTGGACGGTGTTTATGGTCGTTTAAAATGGGCAGAAATGCTCAATGGCTTCATCGTTCGTCGCGCACGTAGAAACAATCGCTTTTTGGCTTGTCTGGCGCGCAATGCATTAAACCGAACACCACCTCTCGGCTTCTTCAAGAGTTTTGTCATGGAGAAAGATGGCCGTCACAACAACTCTATCAACCTTAAACGTCGTGGTACGGCCCCTCTTGCGGACTTAATACGCGTACACGCATTGGCGGTAGGTTCTCGTGCCAAAAACTCATTTGAACGTCTCGACAACGTTATTGACGCAGGTATTTTGCCTAAAGGCAGAGGTGAAGACTTACGTGATGCACTTGAGTTCATCTCTATGGTCCGTATTCGCCACCAAGCGTTTGATGTAGAGAACGATATCGAAGCGGATAACAATATCGAACCTGAGAATCTTTCTGAATTTGAAAGACGTAACTTAAAAGACGCTTTCCAAATATTAAGTAACGCTCAGAACTTCTTGAAATACCGCTATCAGGCCAGTAACAACTTTAAATAA
- a CDS encoding 3'-5' exonuclease — protein MKRLFQAPSIDWPYKYQSKRNVVTHPLLQSFYQSEMTDGNTPIGDIEFIAMDFETTGLDSDKDDIITIGIVPFTLNRIYLNRAKHWIVRPRQKLDENSVVIHGITHSDIIDAPDLSEIMEEVLAELSGKIMVVHYRHIEREFLDKALKLRIGEGIEFPVVDTMEIESLIQKRTTNGLWNKLRGRKPESVRLGQSRTRYGLPAYTPHHALTDAVATAELFQAQIAYHYNPLLTIRTLWR, from the coding sequence ATGAAACGTCTGTTTCAGGCGCCAAGTATTGACTGGCCCTATAAATATCAAAGTAAAAGGAACGTAGTGACTCACCCATTACTGCAAAGCTTTTACCAATCAGAAATGACCGATGGAAATACGCCGATTGGAGATATTGAATTCATCGCAATGGACTTCGAGACCACAGGGTTGGATTCCGATAAAGACGATATCATCACCATTGGTATTGTGCCTTTTACTCTCAACCGTATTTATCTCAATCGAGCAAAGCACTGGATAGTGCGCCCAAGACAAAAACTGGATGAGAATTCGGTAGTGATACATGGCATCACTCACAGTGACATCATCGATGCTCCAGATCTGTCTGAGATTATGGAAGAAGTACTCGCCGAGTTGTCAGGTAAAATTATGGTGGTTCATTATCGACACATCGAACGTGAATTTCTCGATAAAGCTTTAAAGCTCAGAATCGGAGAAGGCATCGAATTCCCCGTTGTGGATACTATGGAAATTGAATCGCTTATTCAGAAAAGAACCACCAACGGATTATGGAATAAATTAAGAGGTAGGAAACCAGAGTCGGTTCGCCTTGGGCAATCAAGAACTCGCTATGGTCTGCCCGCTTACACGCCTCACCATGCCCTGACAGATGCTGTCGCTACCGCAGAACTGTTCCAAGCCCAGATTGCTTATCATTACAACCCACTCCTAACTATCAGGACACTTTGGCGTTAA
- a CDS encoding BCCT family transporter has translation MTKGIDKYSIDSTDYTVGQDNVQKWGFDVHNSVFGISAGLILLFLLTILFVDADTAKSALDGLKWQIIGSFDWLFIWAGNIFVLFCLALIVSPYGKIRLGGDDAVADHSFISWLSMLFAAGMGIGLMFWSVAEPVAYFTGWYETPLGVAANSPEAAKLALGATMFHWGLHPWAIYGVVALSLAFFCYNKGLPLSIRSIFYPILGDRAWGWAGHIVDILAVIATLFGLATSLGLGAQQAASGIHHVFGIDAGIGLQVTVIIVVTLLATISVIRGIDGGVKVISNINMVVAFLLLILVALIGYAVTFASIPTTLMSYIENILPLSNPHGRSDEAWFQGWTVFYWAWWISWSPFVGMFIARVSRGRTIREFITAVLIVPTVVTLIWMSVFGGLAVEQVVDKVGELGSHGLTDVSLAMFQMFDSLPYGTVLSMIAVILVLVFFITSSDSGSLVIDSITAGGKLDSPVAQRVFWAMMEGLIAIALLWIGGTEAVQALQAGAISTALPFTFVLLLMCVSLVMGLRTEAFKR, from the coding sequence ATGACAAAAGGTATTGATAAATACAGTATTGACAGTACCGACTATACGGTAGGTCAAGACAACGTTCAGAAGTGGGGATTTGATGTCCACAACTCTGTATTTGGTATAAGCGCCGGCTTAATATTACTCTTTTTATTGACGATTTTATTTGTTGACGCAGATACAGCTAAATCAGCATTGGACGGTCTGAAGTGGCAGATCATTGGATCATTTGACTGGCTATTTATTTGGGCAGGTAACATTTTTGTTCTTTTCTGCTTGGCTCTAATTGTCTCTCCATACGGTAAAATTCGTTTGGGTGGTGATGATGCTGTGGCAGATCATTCCTTTATCTCATGGCTCTCTATGCTATTTGCAGCGGGTATGGGTATAGGCTTGATGTTCTGGAGTGTGGCTGAGCCTGTTGCTTATTTTACCGGATGGTACGAGACACCACTTGGTGTAGCAGCTAATTCACCAGAAGCGGCGAAACTGGCACTGGGTGCAACCATGTTCCACTGGGGTCTACACCCATGGGCGATCTACGGTGTTGTGGCTCTTTCTCTAGCGTTCTTCTGTTATAACAAGGGGCTGCCGCTTTCTATTCGTTCTATCTTTTACCCAATACTCGGTGATCGAGCATGGGGTTGGGCAGGGCACATTGTGGATATTCTGGCGGTAATTGCGACTCTGTTTGGTCTTGCAACATCGTTAGGTCTTGGTGCACAGCAAGCCGCGAGTGGTATTCACCATGTGTTTGGTATCGACGCTGGTATTGGGCTACAGGTAACGGTCATTATCGTGGTAACACTGTTGGCGACCATTTCTGTTATCCGCGGTATTGATGGTGGTGTTAAAGTTATTTCTAACATCAACATGGTTGTTGCGTTCCTGCTACTGATACTAGTAGCACTGATTGGCTACGCCGTTACATTTGCCTCGATTCCAACCACGTTAATGTCATACATTGAAAACATTCTTCCGCTAAGTAATCCGCACGGTCGTTCAGACGAAGCGTGGTTCCAAGGCTGGACTGTGTTCTACTGGGCTTGGTGGATTTCATGGTCACCATTTGTAGGTATGTTTATCGCACGCGTATCTCGAGGCCGTACAATTCGTGAATTTATTACTGCGGTTCTGATTGTTCCAACTGTAGTTACTCTGATTTGGATGTCTGTATTTGGTGGTTTGGCTGTTGAACAAGTTGTCGACAAAGTTGGTGAGCTCGGTTCGCATGGCTTAACAGATGTTTCTCTGGCTATGTTCCAGATGTTTGATAGCTTACCTTACGGTACTGTGTTGTCGATGATTGCGGTTATTCTGGTATTGGTATTCTTTATTACCTCTTCAGATTCAGGCTCACTGGTTATTGATAGTATTACCGCTGGTGGTAAGCTTGACTCTCCTGTCGCTCAACGCGTGTTCTGGGCAATGATGGAAGGCCTGATTGCAATTGCATTGCTTTGGATTGGTGGTACAGAAGCGGTACAAGCGCTGCAAGCTGGGGCGATTTCAACTGCATTACCATTTACGTTTGTACTATTGCTGATGTGTGTCAGCTTAGTGATGGGTTTACGTACTGAAGCCTTTAAACGTTAA
- a CDS encoding MarR family winged helix-turn-helix transcriptional regulator — MEKHEEVLVAIRQIIRAIDLHSKKLSKDAGLTGPQLILMRAIQELGEVTIRELSKHTNMSQATATTILDRLERNGYVQRIRSVEDKRKVHAHLTETGKVLLAQAPAPLQESFVKRFQTLADWEQSLLLSSVQRLSSMMNAENIDVAPLLEIGSITKNEE; from the coding sequence GTGGAAAAACATGAAGAAGTTCTAGTGGCAATTCGCCAAATCATCAGAGCCATCGATCTACACTCTAAGAAGCTTAGCAAAGATGCAGGCTTAACGGGGCCACAACTTATTCTCATGCGTGCGATTCAAGAGTTAGGCGAAGTCACAATCCGAGAACTCTCCAAGCACACCAATATGAGTCAAGCCACTGCCACCACCATACTTGATCGTCTTGAGCGAAACGGTTACGTACAGCGTATTCGTAGCGTCGAAGACAAGCGTAAGGTTCATGCTCATCTCACCGAAACCGGAAAAGTATTGTTGGCCCAAGCTCCAGCACCGCTGCAAGAGAGCTTTGTTAAGCGTTTTCAAACCTTGGCAGATTGGGAACAAAGCTTATTACTCTCTTCCGTTCAAAGACTTTCTTCAATGATGAATGCTGAAAACATCGATGTCGCACCACTACTTGAAATCGGTAGTATCACTAAGAATGAAGAATAG